One window of Robiginitalea biformata HTCC2501 genomic DNA carries:
- a CDS encoding potassium channel family protein: protein MLKLFRSKIYLALTLMLLVLLFGLFGYRYVAGFNWSESLYMTIITVTTVGFQEVRPLDTEARLFTVILIVSSVFIFAFAISVITEYILGRNSLQILKKKKVKQRIDALERHVIICGYGRNGSQAAQRLQNYKQPFVVVERDPTIIEKYETDDILFQEGDANEDEVLQEAGVERARYLITTLPDDAANLFVVLSARQLNPDLTIISRASQISSVKKLQLAGADKVIMPDKIGGDHMASLVVLPDLITFMDQLSMEGEHTTNLEEVGIEDFRNQVECNTLRDLDLRRKTGCTIIGYIEPDGNYIINPEADLPLQPKSKVIVLGRPEQIRKLNEMFHIG, encoded by the coding sequence ATGCTGAAGCTCTTCCGGTCCAAGATTTACCTGGCGCTGACGCTGATGCTCCTCGTGCTGCTATTCGGGCTGTTCGGGTATCGTTACGTCGCCGGGTTCAATTGGAGCGAGTCCCTGTACATGACCATCATCACCGTGACCACGGTGGGCTTTCAGGAGGTGCGCCCGCTGGATACGGAGGCACGACTCTTTACGGTTATCCTGATCGTATCGAGCGTCTTTATCTTTGCCTTTGCGATCTCAGTGATTACCGAGTATATCCTCGGGAGAAATTCCCTTCAAATCCTAAAGAAGAAAAAAGTGAAACAGCGAATCGATGCACTTGAGCGCCATGTGATCATCTGCGGGTACGGACGGAACGGCTCCCAGGCCGCGCAGCGGCTGCAGAATTACAAACAGCCCTTTGTCGTAGTGGAGCGGGATCCAACCATTATCGAGAAGTACGAAACGGACGACATCCTGTTCCAGGAAGGGGATGCCAACGAGGACGAGGTGCTGCAGGAGGCCGGGGTGGAACGCGCCCGGTACCTGATTACCACCCTCCCGGACGACGCGGCCAACCTGTTTGTGGTCCTTTCGGCCCGCCAGTTGAACCCGGACCTCACCATCATCAGCCGCGCCTCGCAGATTTCCTCGGTCAAAAAACTGCAACTGGCAGGCGCTGACAAGGTGATCATGCCGGACAAGATCGGCGGAGATCACATGGCATCCCTGGTGGTGCTGCCGGACCTGATTACCTTCATGGACCAGCTTTCCATGGAAGGCGAGCACACGACAAACCTGGAAGAAGTCGGGATTGAGGATTTTCGCAACCAGGTGGAATGCAATACGCTTCGCGATTTGGACCTCAGGCGGAAAACGGGATGTACGATTATCGGGTATATCGAACCCGATGGCAACTATATCATCAACCCGGAAGCGGACCTCCCCTTGCAACCCAAGAGCAAGGTCATCGTATTGGGCCGTCCGGAACAGATCCGCAAGCTCAACGAGATGTTTCACATCGGCTGA
- a CDS encoding PspC domain-containing protein: MNLFYTALYYFQKRGFEVCRRIAERLGIRTRVVRTSFIYLTFVTLGFGFALYLFLAFWLRIKDLVYTKRTSVFDL, from the coding sequence GTGAACCTTTTTTACACGGCACTGTATTATTTCCAAAAGCGGGGATTTGAAGTCTGCCGCCGCATAGCCGAGCGCCTGGGCATCCGTACCCGGGTGGTCCGGACCTCGTTTATTTACCTGACGTTTGTTACGCTGGGCTTTGGATTTGCCCTCTATCTCTTCCTCGCATTCTGGCTGAGGATCAAGGATCTGGTGTACACCAAACGAACCTCCGTATTTGACCTCTGA
- a CDS encoding rhodanese-like domain-containing protein, whose product MADLTQEDWREQLESDPDAVILDVRTDEEMEEGYIPGAIQIDIYRGQGFLDEVEKLDKSKSYYVYCRSGNRSGQACSLMQSKGFERTYNLVGGMLEWDGEVTE is encoded by the coding sequence ATGGCAGACCTTACCCAAGAAGACTGGAGGGAACAATTGGAATCCGACCCGGATGCCGTCATCCTGGATGTCCGGACCGACGAAGAGATGGAGGAGGGGTACATCCCCGGGGCCATCCAGATCGATATATACCGCGGACAGGGGTTCCTGGACGAAGTGGAAAAACTGGATAAATCCAAAAGTTATTACGTGTACTGCCGTTCCGGGAACCGCAGCGGCCAGGCCTGCTCCCTGATGCAAAGCAAGGGCTTTGAGCGTACCTACAACCTGGTAGGGGGGATGCTCGAGTGGGACGGGGAGGTAACCGAATAA
- a CDS encoding thioredoxin family protein, which produces MKTLQHLLVLFGLLLFPLQEVLSQGYSVGDKATDFELPAVGGDRVSLSDYPEAKGFIVVFTCNTCPYAQAYEDRIEALNAKYANRGFPVIAINPNNPEIQPGDSFEKMALRAKEKGFSFPYLLDEEQEIYPLYGATRTPHVFLLERSGSDHIVRYIGAVDDNYRDASAVETPYVEAAVDALLNGQPVPTETTRAIGCSIKA; this is translated from the coding sequence ATGAAAACACTGCAACACCTTCTCGTTTTATTTGGCTTGCTCCTCTTTCCGCTCCAGGAAGTATTATCACAGGGATATTCCGTAGGGGACAAGGCCACGGATTTTGAACTGCCCGCCGTTGGCGGCGATCGCGTCAGCCTCAGCGATTACCCGGAGGCTAAGGGCTTTATCGTTGTGTTCACTTGCAACACCTGCCCGTATGCCCAGGCCTACGAGGATCGGATCGAGGCGTTGAATGCGAAGTATGCGAACCGGGGTTTCCCCGTGATTGCCATCAACCCGAATAACCCGGAGATACAACCCGGGGACAGCTTTGAAAAGATGGCCCTGCGGGCAAAGGAAAAAGGCTTCTCCTTTCCCTACCTGCTCGACGAGGAACAGGAAATCTACCCGCTTTACGGGGCCACCCGCACCCCCCACGTCTTTTTGCTGGAGCGCAGCGGTTCCGACCATATTGTACGCTATATCGGAGCCGTCGACGACAATTACCGGGATGCCTCGGCCGTGGAAACGCCCTACGTGGAAGCTGCCGTGGACGCCCTGCTCAACGGACAACCCGTGCCAACTGAAACCACCCGGGCAATCGGGTGCAGCATCAAGGCCTGA
- a CDS encoding TlpA family protein disulfide reductase, with product MVHLRLLPLLIPMLLTGKLYAQQGDFSWLTGSPKTTVETVSGPIPVLAFEELEPLFHQEGTQVRIINFWATWCAPCIAELPFFEKIRREYADRGVEVTLVSLDMPSMWEKRLPAFIEKRGIESPVVVLDDPRQNDWIPRVSQEWSGAIPATLIYSANRREFYEQTFDGPQLESVVQSFLND from the coding sequence ATGGTACATCTGCGTTTATTGCCTCTGCTGATACCCATGTTACTTACAGGTAAGCTGTATGCCCAACAGGGAGATTTCAGCTGGTTGACAGGATCCCCCAAGACAACTGTAGAAACGGTATCCGGACCGATTCCCGTGCTGGCCTTTGAGGAGTTGGAGCCGTTATTCCATCAGGAAGGCACCCAGGTCCGGATCATCAATTTCTGGGCCACCTGGTGTGCCCCCTGTATTGCGGAACTTCCCTTTTTTGAAAAAATCCGCCGGGAATATGCCGACCGGGGCGTGGAGGTTACCCTGGTGAGCCTGGATATGCCTTCCATGTGGGAAAAGCGTCTGCCGGCCTTTATTGAAAAACGGGGAATCGAAAGCCCGGTGGTGGTCCTGGACGACCCCCGGCAAAACGACTGGATCCCCCGGGTTTCTCAGGAATGGTCCGGCGCCATCCCGGCCACCCTGATCTATTCCGCAAACCGCCGCGAATTCTACGAACAAACATTTGACGGCCCACAACTCGAGTCGGTCGTTCAATCTTTTTTAAACGATTAA
- a CDS encoding MarR family winged helix-turn-helix transcriptional regulator encodes MNVEAIIKTATLPPRRRTMIHLMLVNNRIGEAMAQTLKPFGLSMQQFNVLRILRGQKGQPANMRTLNERMVSKMSNTTRLVDKLIAKGLVRRNVCPENRRKVEIFLTDTGKEQLEDMSAAVDAQEHALMENFSDDDLRRLNELLDLIK; translated from the coding sequence ATGAATGTAGAAGCAATTATCAAAACGGCTACCCTTCCGCCCCGGCGGCGCACCATGATCCACCTGATGCTCGTGAACAACCGGATTGGCGAGGCCATGGCACAGACATTGAAACCATTCGGCCTGTCCATGCAGCAATTCAACGTGCTGCGAATCCTGCGGGGTCAAAAGGGGCAGCCGGCCAATATGCGCACACTCAATGAGCGGATGGTTTCCAAGATGAGCAATACCACCCGTTTGGTCGATAAATTAATCGCCAAAGGCCTGGTAAGGCGCAATGTCTGCCCGGAAAACCGACGCAAGGTGGAAATATTCCTGACCGATACGGGGAAGGAACAGCTGGAGGACATGTCCGCAGCTGTAGACGCCCAGGAGCACGCGCTGATGGAGAACTTCTCGGATGATGATCTGCGCCGTTTAAATGAATTGTTGGACTTAATAAAATAA
- a CDS encoding NAD(P)H-dependent oxidoreductase produces the protein MQTSTQTEIETYLDSLNWRYATKEFDRDAKLPEPVLEGLLEAVRLSASSYGLQPYEIQVVSDPEVRQKLRAAGWDQSQITDASHLLVFTYKTDFGPELVESYIDRVSETRGVEKAKLNGYSDFMKSKLMDLPREQKSNWTARQAYIAVGNLLSAAAVAQVDACPMEGFDPVKVDEILDLGSRNLSAAALVALGYRSESDATQHQNKVRRTRQELFTHI, from the coding sequence ATGCAAACCAGCACACAGACAGAAATAGAAACTTATCTCGATTCGCTGAACTGGCGTTATGCCACCAAGGAATTCGACCGGGATGCAAAACTCCCGGAACCCGTCCTGGAAGGATTGCTGGAGGCGGTTCGCCTCAGCGCTTCCTCCTATGGGTTGCAACCCTATGAAATTCAGGTAGTCTCCGATCCGGAAGTCCGTCAAAAATTGCGCGCCGCCGGCTGGGACCAGTCACAGATTACGGATGCTTCCCATCTTCTGGTCTTTACATACAAAACGGATTTCGGCCCGGAACTGGTAGAAAGCTATATCGACCGGGTATCAGAAACCCGGGGTGTCGAAAAGGCCAAACTAAATGGCTACTCAGACTTTATGAAGTCGAAACTCATGGACCTGCCCCGGGAACAAAAATCCAACTGGACGGCCCGTCAGGCGTACATCGCCGTGGGCAACCTGCTTTCAGCTGCAGCTGTGGCCCAGGTAGACGCCTGCCCCATGGAAGGCTTTGACCCGGTAAAGGTGGACGAAATCCTGGACCTTGGATCGCGCAACCTGAGCGCCGCAGCCCTGGTGGCCCTGGGCTACCGGTCCGAATCGGACGCTACCCAGCATCAGAACAAGGTTAGGCGTACCCGACAAGAACTTTTTACACACATTTAA
- a CDS encoding YceI family protein, which produces MKKNLFALTLAVVTTTATLATEPAADETKTVDAKASTVTWKAYKVTGSHTGTVALKSGSLIFDGDKLTGGEFQVDMTTLTATDLEGEYRDKLVGHLKSDDFFSTEKYNTSKLVFTQVKSTGKNSYEVTGNLTIKGITNPVTFDLSVYGSKATANVKVDRAAYDIRYGSGSFFDNLGDKTIYDEFDLVVDLEFATAS; this is translated from the coding sequence ATGAAAAAGAACCTTTTTGCCCTGACCCTGGCTGTGGTTACCACTACAGCTACATTAGCCACAGAACCCGCAGCCGACGAGACCAAAACCGTCGATGCAAAGGCGAGCACCGTTACCTGGAAAGCCTACAAGGTAACCGGTTCCCACACCGGGACCGTTGCCCTGAAGTCCGGTTCCCTCATTTTTGACGGGGACAAGCTTACCGGAGGCGAATTCCAGGTAGACATGACCACGCTGACTGCAACGGACCTCGAGGGGGAATACCGGGATAAGCTCGTCGGGCACCTGAAGTCCGATGATTTCTTCTCAACGGAGAAATACAACACCTCAAAACTGGTTTTCACCCAGGTAAAATCTACCGGGAAAAACTCCTATGAGGTAACCGGGAACCTCACCATCAAGGGCATCACCAACCCCGTGACCTTTGACCTGTCCGTCTACGGAAGCAAGGCTACTGCCAATGTAAAGGTAGACCGGGCGGCGTATGATATCCGCTACGGATCCGGCAGTTTCTTCGACAACCTGGGCGACAAGACCATTTACGACGAGTTCGACCTGGTCGTCGACCTGGAATTCGCAACAGCGAGCTAA
- a CDS encoding anthranilate synthase component I family protein, whose product MAYELHTHHKKILADTLTPVSVYLKVRDRFPGSLLLESSDYHANDNSFSYICCNPIASIRVQHETIFLEYPDGKREQRPVGPDTDIPMEIHAFAARFRAESSNFKFINNGLFGYMAYDAVRYFEDISIGRKPDSPDIPDIYYAVYRNIIAFDHFKNEAYLFAHSHDGKNNIPELEQLLAVQTFASYSFRKEGERQTNLEDAEYLEQVELARKHCGRGDVFQLVLSRRFAQGFKGDEFNVYRALRSINPSPYLFYFDYGSFKIFGSSPEAQLVVGDGKAEIHPIAGTFKRTGNDEEDAQLARELAADDKENSEHVMLVDLARNDLSRNGNTVQVETYREVQYFSHVIHLVSKVTGRKKPEIPTMKVVADTFPAGTLSGAPKHRAMQLIEQYEKTSRTYYGGAIGFMAFDGDFNHAIMIRTFLSRNHTLYFQAGAGLVAASDPEAELQETYNKLGALNQALEIAENL is encoded by the coding sequence ATGGCATACGAACTCCATACACACCACAAGAAAATCCTCGCGGACACCCTGACGCCGGTGAGCGTCTACCTGAAGGTACGCGACCGGTTCCCGGGCAGCCTCCTGCTGGAGAGCAGCGACTACCACGCCAACGACAATTCGTTTTCCTATATCTGCTGCAACCCGATTGCCTCCATCCGGGTACAGCACGAGACGATCTTCCTGGAATACCCGGACGGGAAACGCGAACAGCGCCCCGTGGGCCCGGATACGGATATCCCGATGGAAATACATGCATTTGCGGCCCGCTTCCGGGCGGAGTCTTCAAATTTCAAGTTCATCAACAACGGGTTGTTCGGCTACATGGCCTATGACGCCGTCCGCTATTTTGAGGATATTTCCATTGGCAGGAAACCGGATTCCCCGGATATCCCCGATATCTACTACGCGGTTTACCGCAACATCATCGCCTTTGACCACTTCAAAAACGAAGCCTACCTGTTTGCCCATTCCCACGACGGGAAAAACAATATACCCGAATTGGAACAGCTACTGGCCGTACAGACCTTTGCTTCGTACTCCTTCCGCAAGGAAGGCGAACGGCAAACAAACCTGGAGGATGCCGAATACCTGGAGCAGGTGGAACTCGCCCGCAAGCACTGCGGCCGGGGAGACGTATTCCAGCTGGTCCTCTCCCGGCGTTTCGCCCAGGGTTTCAAGGGGGATGAATTCAACGTGTACCGGGCCCTGAGGTCCATCAATCCCTCCCCCTACCTGTTCTACTTTGACTACGGGAGTTTCAAGATATTCGGCAGTTCCCCGGAAGCCCAACTGGTCGTAGGGGATGGCAAGGCGGAAATCCACCCGATCGCCGGGACGTTCAAACGCACCGGGAACGACGAGGAAGATGCCCAATTGGCCCGGGAGCTCGCGGCCGACGACAAGGAGAACAGCGAACACGTCATGCTCGTGGACCTCGCCAGGAACGACCTGAGCCGCAACGGGAATACCGTGCAGGTGGAAACCTACCGGGAAGTCCAGTATTTCTCCCATGTCATCCACCTGGTTTCCAAGGTTACCGGGCGCAAGAAACCGGAAATCCCGACGATGAAGGTGGTTGCCGACACCTTCCCGGCGGGGACGCTCAGCGGCGCGCCCAAGCACCGGGCGATGCAGTTGATTGAACAGTACGAAAAAACAAGCCGGACCTACTACGGGGGGGCCATCGGATTCATGGCCTTTGACGGCGATTTTAACCACGCCATCATGATCCGGACCTTCCTGAGCCGGAACCACACGCTGTATTTCCAGGCCGGGGCCGGGCTGGTCGCGGCCTCGGACCCGGAGGCGGAACTCCAGGAGACCTACAACAAACTCGGGGCCCTGAACCAGGCACTCGAAATCGCCGAAAACCTCTGA
- a CDS encoding anthranilate synthase component II gives MKKVLVIDNYDSFTYNLVHYLEDLDCEVHVWRNDKFDLEDAGAFHHIVLSPGPGIPDEAGLLKPLIEKYAPTRRIFGVCLGQQAIAEVFGGKLINLDRVYHGVASPIDITVPDSLYRGMPASIEVGRYHSWVVDPDLPDSLEATAFDGNGQLMSLRHKTYDVRAVQYHPESVLTPRGKDILSNWLNSEA, from the coding sequence ATGAAAAAGGTACTGGTAATCGATAATTACGACAGCTTCACTTACAACCTGGTCCACTATCTGGAAGACCTCGATTGCGAGGTACACGTGTGGCGGAACGACAAGTTCGACCTGGAGGATGCCGGGGCTTTTCACCATATTGTCCTGTCTCCCGGGCCGGGGATACCGGATGAGGCCGGGTTGCTCAAGCCGCTCATCGAGAAATATGCCCCCACCCGGCGTATTTTCGGGGTCTGCCTCGGACAACAGGCTATTGCGGAGGTCTTCGGCGGCAAGCTCATTAACCTGGACCGGGTTTACCACGGGGTGGCCTCCCCTATCGATATTACGGTCCCGGACAGCTTGTATCGGGGCATGCCCGCCAGCATCGAGGTTGGCCGCTACCACTCCTGGGTGGTGGACCCGGACCTGCCCGATTCCCTGGAGGCAACCGCCTTTGACGGGAATGGACAACTCATGTCGCTCCGGCACAAAACCTATGACGTGCGCGCCGTGCAATACCACCCGGAATCCGTGTTGACGCCCAGGGGCAAAGATATCCTCTCCAACTGGTTAAATTCTGAAGCATGA
- the trpD gene encoding anthranilate phosphoribosyltransferase: protein MKETLNKLIEHRMLERAEARQVLVDIAGGQYNTSQIAAFLTVFMMRSIRTEELEGFRDALLELCHKVDLGGHEPIDLCGTGGDGKNTFNISTLASFVTAGAGIPVAKHGNYGVSSQCGSSNVLEFLGVRFSNEQDFLRRCLDRAGICILHAPLFHPAMKNVAPIRRELGVKTFFNMLGPMVNPAFPKYQMVGVFNLELARMYGYLYQNTDRTFSILHALDGYDEISLTGPAKVIRNESEELLYPEDLGLRALEAESIYGGESIEEAAGIFLQVLQGRGSEAQQSVVCANAAVAISTVEGGSMTAAYEKATESLKSGKALEALRELQELSRIAP, encoded by the coding sequence ATGAAAGAGACACTGAACAAACTCATCGAACACCGGATGCTGGAGCGGGCCGAAGCCCGCCAGGTCCTTGTGGACATTGCCGGGGGGCAGTATAACACAAGCCAGATTGCAGCCTTCCTGACCGTGTTTATGATGCGGAGCATCCGCACGGAAGAACTCGAAGGTTTCCGGGACGCCCTCCTGGAACTCTGCCATAAGGTCGACCTGGGCGGACATGAGCCCATCGACCTCTGCGGCACCGGGGGGGACGGCAAGAACACCTTCAACATCTCCACCCTGGCCTCCTTCGTAACGGCAGGTGCCGGGATTCCGGTGGCCAAACACGGGAATTACGGGGTGTCCTCCCAATGCGGCAGCAGCAACGTCCTGGAATTTTTGGGCGTTCGCTTCAGCAACGAGCAGGACTTCTTAAGGCGTTGCCTGGACCGGGCGGGGATCTGTATTCTCCACGCCCCGCTTTTCCACCCGGCCATGAAAAACGTGGCACCCATCCGGAGGGAACTCGGGGTGAAGACCTTTTTCAATATGCTGGGGCCCATGGTCAACCCGGCATTCCCGAAATACCAGATGGTTGGGGTGTTTAACCTGGAACTCGCCCGGATGTACGGCTACCTGTACCAGAATACGGACAGGACGTTCAGCATCCTGCACGCCCTGGATGGGTATGACGAGATTTCCCTGACGGGCCCGGCCAAGGTAATCCGCAACGAAAGCGAGGAATTGCTCTACCCGGAAGACCTCGGGCTGCGGGCCCTGGAGGCGGAGTCCATTTACGGGGGGGAGAGCATCGAAGAGGCGGCAGGGATCTTCCTCCAGGTACTCCAGGGCCGTGGGAGCGAGGCACAACAATCCGTAGTCTGCGCCAACGCGGCAGTCGCGATTTCCACGGTGGAGGGCGGATCGATGACCGCCGCCTACGAGAAAGCCACAGAATCCCTCAAGAGCGGGAAAGCCCTTGAAGCCCTGAGGGAATTACAGGAACTAAGCCGGATTGCGCCATGA
- the trpC gene encoding indole-3-glycerol phosphate synthase TrpC: MNILDRIAATKREEIALKQLVVPEARLRDSALMQREPASMKASLSARSYGIIAEHKRRSPSRAVINQALTVQQVVRGYTAGGAGAVSVLTDGTYFGGSLEDLLLARAVTDLPLLRKEFILEPYQVLEARAHGADAILLIAALLEPGQIEALAGQARELGMEVLLEVHDREELDKSPLGSADMIGVNNRNLKTFEVDLATSHSLAGLIPDTALRITESGLGKPGELRELRDSGYRGFLMGESFMKQDDPGKALKAFLKTLEA; the protein is encoded by the coding sequence ATGAATATCCTGGACCGAATTGCAGCGACCAAGCGGGAGGAAATTGCCCTGAAACAACTGGTGGTGCCCGAAGCCCGGCTTCGGGATTCCGCCCTGATGCAGCGGGAACCGGCTTCCATGAAAGCCTCCCTCTCCGCCCGGAGTTACGGTATCATCGCCGAGCACAAGCGCAGGTCGCCCTCCCGTGCGGTAATCAACCAGGCGCTCACCGTCCAGCAGGTGGTCCGGGGCTATACGGCAGGAGGAGCCGGTGCGGTTTCCGTACTGACGGACGGGACCTATTTCGGCGGGTCCCTGGAAGACCTGTTGCTGGCCCGGGCCGTAACGGACCTGCCCCTGCTTCGCAAGGAATTTATCCTGGAGCCCTACCAGGTACTCGAGGCGCGGGCCCACGGAGCAGATGCCATCCTGTTGATAGCCGCCCTGCTGGAACCCGGCCAAATCGAAGCCCTCGCCGGCCAGGCGCGGGAACTGGGCATGGAGGTCCTCCTCGAGGTACACGACCGGGAGGAACTGGACAAATCCCCCCTGGGCTCGGCCGATATGATCGGGGTCAACAACCGCAACCTGAAAACCTTTGAAGTAGACCTGGCCACCAGCCACAGCCTGGCGGGCCTCATCCCGGACACGGCCCTGCGCATTACCGAAAGCGGCCTGGGGAAGCCCGGGGAGCTGCGGGAGCTGCGGGATTCCGGTTACCGGGGGTTTTTGATGGGGGAATCTTTCATGAAACAGGACGACCCGGGCAAGGCACTTAAAGCATTTCTCAAAACCCTGGAAGCATGA
- a CDS encoding phosphoribosylanthranilate isomerase translates to MKLKVCGMKENTGEIARLEPDYLGFIFWKGSSRYFDGEPPGTAAKSPRRVGVFVDADPSDILQRTRDFDLTYIQLHGSETAGYCSRLNAYLKDALAQPPGLIKAFAVGGDFDFKPLEAYRPSCEYFLFDSRGPLPGGNGTVFNWEILRGYPFDTPFFLSGGIGPDSLEALEAFAASAAGAHCHAIDVNSKFEIAPGKKDAGKIKRFMAASPWLWQGSAGQ, encoded by the coding sequence ATGAAACTCAAAGTCTGCGGCATGAAGGAGAATACCGGCGAAATCGCCCGGCTGGAACCCGATTACCTGGGATTCATTTTCTGGAAGGGATCGTCCCGGTATTTCGACGGGGAACCTCCCGGTACGGCGGCTAAAAGCCCCAGGCGCGTGGGGGTGTTCGTCGATGCAGACCCGTCCGATATCCTGCAGCGTACCCGCGATTTTGACCTGACATACATCCAGTTGCACGGCTCGGAAACCGCCGGGTACTGCAGCAGGCTGAACGCATATCTGAAGGACGCATTGGCCCAACCTCCTGGTCTGATCAAGGCCTTTGCCGTGGGGGGCGATTTTGACTTCAAACCCCTGGAGGCGTACCGCCCGAGCTGCGAATATTTCCTTTTCGACAGCCGCGGACCCCTGCCTGGCGGCAATGGCACAGTCTTTAACTGGGAGATCCTGCGGGGATACCCCTTTGATACCCCGTTCTTCCTGAGCGGCGGCATCGGACCGGATTCCCTGGAAGCGCTTGAGGCGTTCGCCGCATCTGCCGCCGGTGCGCATTGCCATGCCATTGATGTAAATAGTAAATTTGAAATCGCCCCGGGAAAAAAAGATGCAGGGAAAATTAAGCGATTTATGGCGGCCAGCCCGTGGCTTTGGCAAGGCAGCGCCGGACAGTGA
- the trpB gene encoding tryptophan synthase subunit beta has protein sequence METSKYKVDAQGFYGEFGGAFIPEMLYPNVEELRENYLPIIESEEFQSEFRKLLRDYVGRPTPLYLARRLSSTYKARIYLKREDLCHTGAHKVNNTIGQILLAKKLGKKRIIAETGAGQHGVATATVCALMGLPCVVYMGEVDIARQAPNVARMKLLGAEVRPARSGSRTLKDATNEAIRDWINNPVDTHYIIGSVVGPHPYPDMVTRLQAVISEEIQSQLQEAEGRPDPDYLIACVGGGSNAAGTYYHYLDREHVRIIAAEAAGKGVETGESAATSALGRPGIIHASKTLLMQTDDGQITEPYSISAGLDYPGVGPLHAHLFQTGRARFIPVTDDQAMEAGRELARLEGIIPAIETSHALAVLSQGAVPEGSLVVINLSGRGDKDLQTYIDHFKLA, from the coding sequence TTGGAAACAAGTAAATACAAAGTAGATGCACAAGGGTTTTACGGGGAGTTTGGCGGCGCCTTTATCCCCGAGATGCTCTACCCGAATGTGGAAGAATTACGGGAGAATTACCTGCCCATCATCGAATCGGAGGAATTTCAGTCCGAATTCCGGAAGCTGCTTCGGGACTACGTGGGAAGGCCTACCCCCCTCTACCTGGCCCGTCGTCTCTCCAGCACGTACAAAGCCCGGATCTACCTCAAGCGGGAAGACCTTTGCCACACCGGGGCCCATAAAGTAAACAACACCATCGGACAGATCCTGCTGGCAAAAAAACTGGGAAAAAAACGGATCATTGCGGAAACCGGGGCCGGCCAGCACGGCGTGGCGACGGCTACCGTCTGCGCCCTGATGGGGCTGCCCTGCGTGGTCTATATGGGCGAAGTGGATATTGCCCGGCAGGCGCCCAACGTAGCCCGGATGAAACTGCTGGGGGCCGAGGTACGGCCGGCTCGATCGGGAAGCCGCACCCTCAAGGACGCCACCAATGAAGCCATTCGGGATTGGATCAACAACCCTGTGGATACGCATTACATCATCGGGTCCGTAGTGGGGCCGCACCCCTACCCGGATATGGTAACCCGCCTGCAGGCAGTCATCTCGGAGGAAATACAATCTCAATTGCAGGAGGCCGAGGGACGCCCGGACCCGGATTACCTGATTGCCTGCGTAGGCGGCGGCAGCAATGCGGCTGGCACCTATTACCATTACCTGGACAGGGAGCACGTCCGGATCATCGCAGCAGAAGCAGCCGGGAAGGGGGTGGAAACGGGCGAAAGCGCCGCTACATCCGCCCTGGGCCGGCCTGGCATCATCCACGCGAGCAAGACTTTGCTAATGCAGACGGACGACGGCCAGATTACCGAACCCTATTCCATCTCGGCAGGCCTGGATTACCCGGGTGTGGGCCCCCTCCATGCCCACCTCTTCCAAACCGGACGGGCCCGCTTTATCCCCGTCACCGACGACCAGGCCATGGAAGCCGGTCGTGAACTCGCCCGGCTGGAAGGCATCATCCCGGCAATCGAAACCTCCCATGCCCTGGCAGTCCTCTCCCAGGGCGCTGTCCCGGAAGGATCCCTGGTAGTGATCAACCTCTCCGGAAGGGGTGACAAAGACCTGCAAACATATATCGACCATTTTAAGCTCGCCTAA